One Geminocystis sp. M7585_C2015_104 DNA window includes the following coding sequences:
- a CDS encoding AAA family ATPase gives MRPLAKLVGQSLAVELLERAVATNRIAPAYLFVGPSGVGKALAARCFAEMLLISPQQDYQRACQRLYNGNHPDFLWVEPTYNDKGELLTAKQAEERGLKRKTTPQIRIEQIRSIVDFLSRPPLESERSVVVIEGADYMAEAAGNALLKTLEEPGNATLILIANNTNSLLPTLVSRCQIVPFFRLSEEDLKYVLCRAHYPEILEYPHLIQLAEGAPGKAISDWQKLRNIPQDLISKILKLPDKVVDAFLIAKRISNELELDTQIWLADYLQSVYWEKERKPEIIHSLEKVKKLLFRYVQPRLVWECFFLENIPETLKQ, from the coding sequence ATGAGACCCTTGGCTAAGTTAGTGGGCCAAAGCCTAGCGGTGGAGTTGCTAGAAAGGGCAGTAGCCACAAATCGTATTGCCCCTGCTTATTTATTTGTGGGCCCTTCAGGGGTAGGGAAGGCTTTGGCGGCTAGGTGTTTTGCAGAGATGTTATTAATTTCCCCCCAACAAGACTATCAACGAGCCTGTCAAAGGCTATATAATGGCAACCATCCCGATTTTTTATGGGTTGAACCAACTTACAACGACAAAGGGGAGTTACTGACGGCCAAACAGGCAGAAGAAAGGGGTTTAAAGAGAAAAACAACACCACAAATCCGTATTGAACAAATACGTAGTATTGTTGATTTTTTGAGTCGTCCGCCTTTGGAAAGTGAGAGAAGTGTGGTGGTAATTGAGGGGGCAGATTATATGGCCGAGGCTGCTGGCAATGCCCTTTTAAAAACCTTGGAGGAGCCCGGAAATGCTACTTTAATTCTAATTGCTAACAACACTAATTCTCTACTTCCCACCCTAGTTTCCCGCTGTCAAATTGTGCCTTTTTTTCGCCTCAGTGAGGAGGATTTAAAATACGTGTTATGCCGAGCCCATTATCCGGAAATTTTGGAATATCCCCACCTGATTCAACTGGCGGAAGGGGCCCCAGGTAAAGCCATTTCTGACTGGCAAAAGCTAAGGAATATCCCTCAGGATTTAATATCTAAAATTCTTAAGTTACCCGATAAAGTTGTCGATGCATTTCTGATAGCAAAACGGATTAGCAATGAGCTAGAATTAGACACACAAATATGGCTAGCAGATTATTTACAGTCTGTCTATTGGGAAAAAGAGAGAAAACCAGAGATAATTCACAGTCTAGAGAAGGTGAAAAAACTCCTGTTTAGATATGTACAACCTCGTTTGGTGTGGGAGTGTTTCTTCCTAGAAAATATCCCTGAAACCCTTAAGCAATAG
- the recR gene encoding recombination protein RecR, whose amino-acid sequence MYTPPLARLIEQLQRLPGIGPKNAQRLALHIIKRPEKEVESLAEAILNAKRKIGFCQRCFHLTSDTICEICRNPNRDQTTICVVADSKDVIAIEKTREYQGLYHVLGGVISPMDGIGPEQLHIKQLIQRVNQEKTAEVILAINPTVEGETTTLYIAKLLKPFTKVTRIAFGLPIGGDLEYADEITLAKALEGRRVIED is encoded by the coding sequence ATTTACACACCACCGCTGGCAAGACTAATCGAACAATTGCAAAGGTTACCAGGCATTGGCCCTAAAAATGCCCAAAGACTGGCATTGCATATCATCAAACGTCCAGAAAAAGAGGTAGAAAGTCTAGCAGAGGCTATCCTCAATGCCAAACGAAAAATCGGCTTCTGTCAACGCTGTTTTCATCTTACTTCTGATACTATCTGTGAAATTTGTCGTAATCCTAACAGAGATCAGACCACTATTTGTGTTGTGGCAGATTCCAAGGATGTTATAGCCATAGAGAAAACCAGAGAGTACCAGGGGTTGTATCATGTATTGGGTGGGGTAATATCCCCCATGGATGGGATAGGGCCGGAACAACTACACATAAAACAACTAATACAACGAGTCAACCAGGAGAAAACCGCCGAGGTGATTTTGGCAATCAACCCCACAGTGGAAGGGGAAACCACCACCCTGTATATTGCCAAACTCCTTAAACCCTTCACCAAAGTCACCAGGATTGCCTTTGGTTTACCCATAGGCGGCGATTTGGAATATGCAGATGAAATCACCCTCGCCAAAGCCTTAGAAGGTAGAAGGGTTATCGAAGACTAA
- a CDS encoding Rho termination factor N-terminal domain-containing protein, translated as MKQFRTELRSWLTQLVSEIKYSLRDLKQEILSEIKAEIRGQLGRVPTQPQPSPIPTTQPTLQEEEEEFTQKSLERKTVEQLRKLAEKLKIKGRSQMRKPQLIEAILSKSKGI; from the coding sequence ATGAAACAATTCAGAACAGAGTTAAGAAGTTGGCTGACACAATTAGTTTCCGAGATAAAGTACTCTTTGAGAGATTTGAAACAGGAAATATTATCGGAAATAAAAGCAGAAATCAGAGGTCAATTAGGGCGCGTCCCAACCCAACCACAGCCATCTCCAATTCCTACTACACAACCGACACTACAAGAAGAAGAAGAAGAATTTACACAGAAAAGTCTAGAAAGAAAAACAGTAGAACAGTTGAGAAAATTAGCAGAGAAACTGAAAATAAAAGGACGTTCCCAGATGAGAAAACCACAATTAATTGAAGCAATATTGTCAAAGTCAAAAGGAATTTAG